The nucleotide window AATAAACAGGTCACAGAAGTTCGAAGATCCAGCAGAAGGTGAGGCAGCGCTAGTGGCTAAATTCAAGAAACTGTACGAGGATCTCACTGCTGGATTCCGTGCCTTGGAGGATGAAACTCGTTAAAGCCTGCCTGTCAGAGGAGTGAGTCTTCTCTCCACAAAGTTCTCTTGTGTTTTTTGAGACAACAACAAACTATCATAGTGGTCGGTTATTTTATTCATCGGTTGGTTTGCTCCATCGATTGAGTTTAGCTTCTTGAACTTCATACAATTTCTCCGGCTGTGCTGTGTAATATGTTTgattctttgtttgtttttcattatTGTAATAAGGTGCAAAGCCAAAGTGACTGTGTATTTGGTATTATGTACCACTCTCAATTCAATAAgctatttcttttattttcaaaacctATTGGGGATACTTGTACTTTCtcataataatatatcatcatTTTGTACTTTTCTTTCATCTTTCCTTCTGTTGTAACaatatttgtttaaataatatggtaaaatgtttaataatttttgatgtttcaaatataaaattttcttaatttaattttattataaactgtataaataattacatatcatAAAGATGTTTAATTACCCAGACGTTAGagaaaatgtttaatttatattttaaaaacatttttagtatctgtatttttatctttttgttgatcctaatctatattttaaccTAAAATCGTTGGTTATCAAATTTATTATGATGCTTTGAAATATAGAAATCACACGATTGGGAGATTCTTGAAGCCTAATTAGATAAAAGCCCAATAGGCCCATTTAAAGTTACTTGGATTATTAGTTATCTCTTCGTCTTCCGCCGCCGGGAGCTATAATCGCCGTTTAGCCGGCGCTCTGATCTAAAACACAGAGAGATCTTCGTCTTATACTAAAACCTCTCCCCATGTGGAAGACCAAGACGATAACTAGCTTCAACAGCTTCCTTCAGTCCTACCTGGCATCACCGACGCGGCGATTCTCAAGAGTTGCTCCACCGCAACCGGCGGTTATCCGCGTGACAAACAACATAGCACACCTGGGACCTCCAAAGACAGGACCTTTGCCACGTCAGCTCATGTATTTGCCTCCTTTCCCCGGCCATCCGTTACCGGGCAAAAACGCCGTTAACGGAGCTGACGGAGACGTCGGCCACGTCACTGCCATTAGCTGGGTCAAATACTACTTCGAAGAAGTCAATGATAAGACTATCCAATCCCATTTCACAAAGGGCCTTGTGAGTCTCCTCTCCTGGTAACACTTCTTAATCAAAACCACATTTTGGTTAAAACTACAGAGGAAACACTCATTGCTTCTTTGTGGCAGGTTGTGATGGAGAAAGAAGATGGAGTTAGAGCCATGAGAAAGGTTATAGTTTTGATCTTTTCTTTGTTCTGTTTCTTGTTGTTGGTGTGATCATTTTTCTAGGATTTGAGTTTTGTTAGTTGTAACACAGGTTAAGCATAACGAGGTGATGCAAGTAGGAGATAAGCTCTGGTTGCCTGTTTCAATCGCTGAAACGAGAATTTCTAAGAGGTATGACACTATACCGAGTGGTACCTTGTATCCCAACGCAGACGAAATTGCTTATCTTCAGAGGCTTGTCCGCTTCAAGGTAACGCATTGTAGTTAAGCTTTTACACAGACTGGTTTGTTTTGGTCAGTGTTTTTAAAACCGACCCCGTGGTTGGACCAGGTATGACCATAAACCGGTTATCTAGCCGGATTGGGTCTAATAGCTGGTTCGACCGGTCAAGCTGTCGGATTGAAAAactatcaaaaatttataaactaaccatatgaaaaaaaaattagtttatatgcatatttttatattgatatttacttatattttaattatgtatcatatttactaactttacttttaaaatttctatatttaaaaatattataccgAATTATTGAAACCATATTGAACCGTGACCCAAATAATTATCCGGTTCAGCTTCCGGTCCGGTTTAAAAAACATTGGTTTTGGTTTAACCTTTTGTTTCTGCAATGCAGGACTCTGCTATTATAGTTCTTAATAAGCCACCTAAGCTTCCGGTCAAGGTAATAGAGTTTTCTCATTGCTCTTGTACAGCTGTTACATTCTCTTGTTGATTATTCAATCATTTATCATTGTTTGTTTTCAGGGGAATGTGCCTATACATAACAGCATGGATGCGCTTGCAGCTGCAGCTTTGTCTTATGGTAACGATGAAGGTCCTAGATTGGTAAAACTCACATATTCTTTGTACTACCGTTTACTTGGAGAAgttcattttgttttttggaAATCTTATTTGAGTTCTCTGTGGTCAGGTGCATCGTCTTGATAGGGAAACTAGTGGCCTCTTAGTAATGGGTCGAACCAAAGAAAGTATAGATCATCTTCACTCCGTGTTCAGTGATTTCAAAGGGAGAAACTCAAGGTGTAAGGTACGAACACTAACACGCTAAGACCTACTATGCAAAAGGTTGACCAGAATGTTGCGTAATCATAGGCTTGGAACAAAGCATGTGAAGCAATGTATCAGCGATACTGGGCACTGGTGATTGGTTCTCCAAAAGACAAGGAAGGAATAGTCTCAGCGCCTCTTTCAAAGGTATCTCTCTCATTATACTTACTGATGATGCCTGAATCTGGAAGATGATTCGAAAAACCCTGTGTTTAGGTGCTACTGGATGATGGGAAAACAGACAGGGTGGTTTTAGCTCAAGGTTCAGGCTTTAAGACTTCACAAGAAGCAATAACAAAGTATAGAGTGTTGGGACCAATGATCAACGGGTGTTCATGGTTAGAACTTCGTCCTATCACTAGCAGAAAGCATCAGGTAGTACTACTTTCACTAATCCTCTTGTGAACCATTTTGTGTGTTGTTTCACTAACCCTTTCTTCAAAAACAGCTACGCGTACACTGTGCTGAAGCTCTCGGCACTCCAATAGTAGGCGATTATAAGTACGGTTGGTTCATCCACAAGAGATGGAAACAGATGCCTCAGGTCGATATAGAGCCAACCACTGGGAAACAGTATAAACTGCGCAGGCCAGAAGGTCTTGATATCCAAAAGGGAAGCGTCTTGTCTAAAGTTCCTTTGCTGCATCTGCATTGCCGGGAGATGGTGCTTCCGAACATCGCCAAGTTTCTCCATGTCTTGAGCCAACGGGAAGCAGATCCGCTTCACCCAGGGATCAGCAGCAAACCTGATCTCTTGCGGTTTGTAGCTTCGATGCCTAGTCATATGAAGATCAGTTGGAACATCATGTCTTCATATTTGGTGTAGCTTTTTTGGTTCCTTTTATTGTTAACATTAACAGTTCCTGTAATTCCCAGCTTTCATTTTGAGTATATTTGTATTGtaaatgtattttgctattttttttCTACAAAATAGAAATGGGGTTTACTATAATatgcatataaaatattatttttttaaaacatagaaaaaacaatatatctatttaatagaaaaatatagatGATAAGTTTACTTTTAAATGCTATTATATGAATCAATCAACTATTGAAAAGATTTAGAGATGCTCATTTGCATGTATAAAGTTAATGGTGGTTCTTAAGTTCGTATATATGGgcttaaatatttttcaacaaGGAAGCATTTTAAAATTGATGGGCCTTTAGGATAATATAATTCTGTAATAGTTGGACGCTTCGAGCCATAATCAGTAACGTAGAAGAGAGTGGTCACGTGGCAGTTTCTCATTGGAGAAAGTGTGTCACTCCCCGTGAAATTACTGTTCAGCCACTGAGGAGTGAgagtaattattaatttaagaaaatagaacaaaaaatgaaaaagaatattCCGAAAGTTCTCTGAAAAGTCATCGGAGACAAAGACAGAGGAGGAGAGGAGAGAGCGATTCTTCGTCGCAGGGGAAGTTTTCGTTAATGGCGGTTTCCTTCTGATCATTC belongs to Brassica rapa cultivar Chiifu-401-42 chromosome A07, CAAS_Brap_v3.01, whole genome shotgun sequence and includes:
- the LOC103832368 gene encoding RNA pseudouridine synthase 3, mitochondrial isoform X2; translated protein: MEKEDGVRAMRKVKHNEVMQVGDKLWLPVSIAETRISKRYDTIPSGTLYPNADEIAYLQRLVRFKDSAIIVLNKPPKLPVKGNVPIHNSMDALAAAALSYGNDEGPRLVHRLDRETSGLLVMGRTKESIDHLHSVFSDFKGRNSRCKAWNKACEAMYQRYWALVIGSPKDKEGIVSAPLSKVLLDDGKTDRVVLAQGSGFKTSQEAITKYRVLGPMINGCSWLELRPITSRKHQLRVHCAEALGTPIVGDYKYGWFIHKRWKQMPQVDIEPTTGKQYKLRRPEGLDIQKGSVLSKVPLLHLHCREMVLPNIAKFLHVLSQREADPLHPGISSKPDLLRFVASMPSHMKISWNIMSSYLV
- the LOC103832368 gene encoding RNA pseudouridine synthase 3, mitochondrial isoform X1 codes for the protein MWKTKTITSFNSFLQSYLASPTRRFSRVAPPQPAVIRVTNNIAHLGPPKTGPLPRQLMYLPPFPGHPLPGKNAVNGADGDVGHVTAISWVKYYFEEVNDKTIQSHFTKGLVVMEKEDGVRAMRKVKHNEVMQVGDKLWLPVSIAETRISKRYDTIPSGTLYPNADEIAYLQRLVRFKDSAIIVLNKPPKLPVKGNVPIHNSMDALAAAALSYGNDEGPRLVHRLDRETSGLLVMGRTKESIDHLHSVFSDFKGRNSRCKAWNKACEAMYQRYWALVIGSPKDKEGIVSAPLSKVLLDDGKTDRVVLAQGSGFKTSQEAITKYRVLGPMINGCSWLELRPITSRKHQLRVHCAEALGTPIVGDYKYGWFIHKRWKQMPQVDIEPTTGKQYKLRRPEGLDIQKGSVLSKVPLLHLHCREMVLPNIAKFLHVLSQREADPLHPGISSKPDLLRFVASMPSHMKISWNIMSSYLV